GGAGTTGTCAGACAGCAAGTTAGTCCAGAAAGAGCcctttaaaatactgtatgttgagaGTATTTATACTCAATTATGACATATTTAAATCTTACACCATGCAGGAATAAAATATGACCTCTTTGCAGGCTAATGAGCCGCTGATCGACATAAACGACAAGGATGCAGGCGAGGACTTTGAGACCGCCGCCCCGGACTCGGACGAGGAGTACGTTCCCGCTCACGGATCCGTTCCTGGCGAGACGCCGTCATCCTCCGCATCGAGAGCCAGGCGACACCAGCTCACGTCGGATGGGATGGCCGATGATGACGACGACGGCGAAGTGGCGGGTGACGAGTCGGACAACTCTGCGCGGTGCCCCGTCTGTCGCAAAGTCTTCAAGAGCAAATACTACCTCAAAGTCCACAACAGGTAGACGGCGCCGCTGTTAGCGTGTTAGCACGGAAACCGTGTCTAATGTTGTGCCTTTTTGCAAAGACgacacaccggagagaaacccTTTGCCTGCCAGAAATGCGGGAAGCGCTACTTCCGAAAAGAGAATCTCATGATCCACCAGCTCAGACATTGCACCACCACACAGGTGAGGACAAGTACTGCTGCATAGCTTATAAatggccacagcttgaccctggaacagactatttgtgTTTACCATGTGAATAAATGTATGAAATATATCATTTATGACGCACTGATGTGGATTCCAGACGTACACGTGTCAGACGTGCTCGGCGACGTTCGGAGGCAGAGAGGCGCTGCGTGCGCACGTGGTCTCCCACACGGGACAGATGCCCTACAAGGTAGGTGCACGTGACGCCGCGTTAGGTGATTACACATGACGTGTTTTTGTTTCATCCTGTAGTGTCCGACGTGCGCCGAGCAGTTCATGTACAAGAAGAACCTGACAGGTCACATGATGAAGGTCCACGGACACCCCAAACCACACGCGGTAGGTGTGAGACATCCAGGACAGGCATCCGcggcaaaaacaccagtcaaagatcctctacagtaCGTGACGAGAGTGATCTGCTGTTTTTCGGcatcaaaagcaaaaacactcGTCCGAGATCCTCTAAATGCCAAGAGCGCTCTGTTGTTTACAGTAATCTTGTACAAATACGAGTCAAAGATCTATATGGCAGGAAAGTGCTGACGTTTTTAGGTATCTatagcaaaaacacaagtctaagatcctctatataacaagaGTACTCTGCTCTTTATAGTACGTTTATAATCTTGTACAAATACataagtcaaagatccttttaCTGaaaggagtgctctgctgtttttagaaaaCTGGTACAAAACTGCGAGTCTAAGACCCTCTGTATGtcaggagcgctctgctctttttaaggactgattgcaaaaacacttgtccaagagcctctatatgacaggagggtgccactgtttttaaggaccgactGCAAGAACAgaggagagctctgctgtttttaaggactgattgcaaaaacacaagtccaagatgacaggagcgctccgctgtttttaaggagcaACCTCAAAAACACGAGTTGTCTACATGACAAGAGCgatctgctgtttttgggaatCAACAGCAAATACACTAGTCCAagatactatactgtataacaaGAGCACTCTGGTGTTTATAGTAATCTTGTACAAAAACACTAATCAAAGATTGTGAACATGATAGGAACACTCTGTTTTAGGTATCTACAGGaaaaagtcaaagatcctctatatgatagACCTGCTCCAAAAATGTTGCACAAAGATTTTTGAAATGACAGGAGCATCCCGCTCTTGTTAAAAATGCTTGTGACACTCATCAGAATGACTGCACGCGTTGGCAGGTGGCGACGCGGTCGAGCGTGAATAAAAGAGCTCAGCAGGCAGGCTTGTCTTTCAGTGTCTTCAGTGCCCCAAAGGCTTCTTGACGCGCTCGGAGCTGCGAGTGCACGAAGCGTCCAAACATCGCGGTGAAAAGCCCTTTGTGTGCGAGGAGTGCGGCCACCGCGCGTCCAGTCGCAACGGCCTGCAGATGCACATCAAGGCCATCCACAGGTACAGCTGCCGCACTACCACATCCCACCACTAGAGGACGCCAAACTCACTTAGCTTGGGAGCAGCAGGAAGTACGTTAACATAAATATTTGGACAAAAGGGACGACAGTTTCCTTGACCATGTCATCAAACTCTtagtgtaaaatatatataaaactatTTACATATAAGCTGTCAGATGACCACAATGCACACTATTGCAGTATAttaattgtgttgtttatgcattttttttccaaagcgCACAAGTAATACCGGTgaaatatgcatgccaggccagtagttggaaGAGTTTTTATCCAGTTAgctcaagggtgtccaaagtgcagccgggggccatttgcagcccgtggctgttttttttaattggcattcaggacattctaaaaatagcatttaacaaaaaaaacccattaacagcaaaaatcagccatcattttacaagaataaagtcaaaataaggaggaaaaataaaagtttagtattaaatattaaagagagactttaaaaaaaaagtcgtagtcttattaaaacacacataacaataacgaatatatttattttatatagtaGAATATAGTAATTTTTTCTAAATGAGGTTGcctaaaaagttatgttacgaggataaagtaaaaatattatgggaataaagtcataatcacaagaagaacatttacaggaagaaagttgaaatagttggaaaattaaaaaaaaaattacttattttttttacaagaataaactcaaaatatgaagaaaagcaGTCGTattgtaatgaaaaaaaagttgcaattttatgagaataaaaataatgtcattttagtagcagagttgaaatattaaagaaaaaaacgtaattatgagaaacaaaacctattaaagttgtaatttttggaaaattgagtTGGAGAAAATGCTACAATATTAtgttaataaagtcataatgctaTGAGAAAACAATTAAGatgattatttaagaataaagttgaaatactgtataaaattataattaaaaaaacagcagcaaaaatgggaaaaaaagagtggaGTTGACattaataatgggctttttttaCCTGAGAgagttttgtcttgaaatgtatatacagtaacttcCATGTTGATGtgctgcctctcgcccaaagtcagctgggatgccccagtgaccttagtgaggatgTGTCTAAAGTATCGCTACAAAAGCACCCAATATCAACTCTCTTTCCAGAAACGAGCGTCCGTTCGTGTGCAGCATCTGCAGCCACGCCTTTTCCCAGAAAAACAACCTCAACATGCACCTACGCGTGCACAGCGGCGAGCGCCCCTACCAGTGTCACCTGTGCGGCAAAACCTTCAGAACACAAGGTAAGCACCCGGTTACGCCGCGCTGGCCTTGCGTTGCTTCGTTTTTGGTgctaacattatttttttacgagaataaatgaaaaatattaagaaaaagtcttattctaatgagaaaaaagtcgccattttacgagaataaaaaaaatgattttagtagcatacagtttaaatattaaagaaaaaatttaattaaaaaaaagttataatactaggagaaacaaaacaacgaaaaaagttgtaagaggttgcgggaaaaagttatgttacgagaataaagtcaaaatattacgggaataaagtcataattataagaatacttacaagaaaaaaaattttaatagttggaaaatggaaaaaaaacgtgtgtgtgtgtgtgtgtgtatatatatatatatatactgtatatatatatatgtatatatatttttttttacaagaaagtcaaagaattgaggaaaaaagtcgtagtctaacaagaaaaacgtttcagagaataaactcatattatgaggaaaaattatgtcagtTCAGTTGCATAgcgttgacatattaaagacaaaatgtaatttttttaaagaagtagtaataatatgagaaaaagaaaataaagttgtaattttgggaaaattaggctggggaaaaagtattaatatgggaatgaagtcaaaatattaaaggaataaagtcatagttatgagaAGAAATAGTTAAATTCAAAAACCTAGCAGAAATGGGAGAACATTTTaagagaagtcaaaatattaagaaaaaacgtTATAttcttaagagaaaaaagttgcaattttactcGTCTTAttttacttgtaatattatgaggaaaaataattgccGTTTTTATAGCAGagtgaaatattattttttttaaaagtcataatactatgaaaCATACAAagcaattttgggaaaattaggctgtggaCATTTTTGTTGAAAGTACTAAtatgtatgagaaacaaaaaacaaaaataaagttgtcatttttgaaaaattaggttggggattattatgggaataaagtcttaattacaagaagaaaatatatgagaagaaagttgaaatagttggaaaattaaaaacaaaaaaaaaatagctgtaattttatgagaataaagtgaaaataagagaaaaaagttgtaatccaatgaaaaaaaggggcaatttcatgagaataagaATAGACTAACACTCTTTTTCTTCCCTGCACGCCAGCCAGCCTGGACAAACATCACCGCACGCACACGGGCGAGCGTCCCTTCCCGTGCGACGTGTGCGAGCAGCGCTTCACTGAGAAGGGCGCCCTCCTTCGCCACAAGGCCAGCAAGCACGAGGAGGGTCGCCCCCACTGCTGCCACATTTGTAACAAGACCTTTAAAGGTAAACACACCAACACGCCCGCCATCTTTTCACCAACCATCAATATCAGACATGAGCGCCACATGtgtctccccccacccccaccccgccagcCAAAGAGCAACTGAGGGTTCATCTGCGGCGCCATAAGGGCATGAGGAAGTTTGAATGCGGCGACTGCGGATACAAGTTCACCCGGCAGGTAAAACtcctgtgaatgtagcttgtggTTCCAAtgccgtacagtagatggcagtgtAACTATGCACCTTGACACACCTCACCTGCTCTGCCAGAGAAGACGAAGTAGCAGGAAAGATCAGCGTTGACCACAAAGTGTCTAAGTGACGAGTATTCAgacccattttttaaaaataaataatatttttctgGGTCTCTAACGAAGGTGCGCTCACTCAGTCTTGCTTGAGACGTAACCCCTccaatgacttttttgttttggtttgtgttgcatattacaactttttacactattttgcttatgtatttttttttggatatttcaactctatgctactaaaatgacatttttcctcagaatattaggtattcttgtaaaactgagCAGTTTTTCCTCGTTGGAATCactttttcgtaatattttgactttattctcatgaaattacagccctttttcccattttttgctattgtttttttttttttgtacaacttACTTCTTAAATAATTGTCGTAAATGTTATTGTCATATTAtgatcaatattttgactttattcccatattatatttTGTCCCTTTAGAGGacataagataaaataagacatagaaaacctatttagaacatcctaaatacgcttttaaatgttattaaagccactagacaagaaataacacccctatagtcacctttacactcctactacccaatatagtagacatactaagagaaaagacatttaagacataaaactcAAATGTGGTCCGGTGCTATCCGGAGGAGctgagtctggtgcttgtgtctcacattactgacacctagtgaccagtgtagaatacgacatatcatcacaacatcttcgAATTGgtcttgtgaatgccttatatttgtattttacataatttagccatttatatgcttgaaagtgcttcatttaggcaaataaCTATGTcgcatttgcttaaataagcatttttaaacCAATAACAGGCCTTATTCAATCATGAAATGGCATGATTTAAttggtatatttaaaaaaaaaaaaacatgatagagtgaagccacggaaTTCAAAACTGTactgtacaacaaaaaaatctgaggtcTTTTTAGGGCGCCCAGTCTAAAGAACCGACTCCCTCAAAGGAGCAGAAATTGCCATCACTGTACTACACGGCGCTGCTTTGAACACGCTCAAAGGGGACTGAGGATATTTCTAATCGTCGTTGTTGCATCTCCTACCCAGGCCCACCTGCGTCGTCACGTTCAGATCCACAAGCGCACAGAGAACTACAACCCGCGTCAGAGGAAGCTGAGGAATGTGGtcgtggaggaggagggagaaggTGATACGGTGGCAGCAGTAACCGAGACCTCCACGGTCACCGTGGAAACGCTGGCCCAGCCGCAGGAGGCGGTCCCTGCAGGACCCGAGGAGGCGACAAGCTCCGTTTCCGCTGAGCTGGGCCTGGACTGCGTGGTGCGAGTGATCATAGAGTAGAGCAGACGCATGTAGTTCACGTTGCAACACTGATGGAAAAGACATGATGAAATATGAAGGCCATGGTATCCACTGTAACATACTGCATATGGAGGGAATGAGACTTACCGCTGCTGAcctgaaggaaaaaaacacacaaaaactccCCCCCACAACCCACGGACAGTCCAACAAACACTTATTTGGAATTAAACAGAACACAGACGTCTGATTGACTTTCCATTTTAAATATAGACATACATTTATACACTCCAGGTGAATGCATCACTCTGCACTTgcttaaatacatttaaaacactcatgcatttgtttttcattgtaaaaaaaacccaaaacacacacacaaaaagacactTGACTCTTTGGGTTAGTAGAGTACACCTCGCCGTCACTTCCAGCTAAACACGCTGTAAACATTGGATGGACGCAGAACCATAAAGAAGTTTGGATGTTAAggactcctgtttccatgcacaGCTTCCCATGCGCCGATGAACCGTCAGCGCCCTCTGCTAACTATTCTATCAATCCCTCTTAATCAATGCAGCAACTGCACACGTTGGCGTATTCAAGATCAGTGTAAACTATTAGCGCTGATTGTCGTTGACGGAATGTAAATGTCGCACCAAGCTCGTGGCGTGCGGTTCTGTCGCCCAACGCACACGAGTACCATTGTCGGTGTTGTTGGAAGGGGGTCCTTTTTGGTTCATgaaatacaggggtgtccaaagtgcggcttgcAGGCACACtataaaaatctaatttaaagacttaagaagaaaaaaaaaagaaaaactgaaaaatctgcattaattttacaagaataaagtctaaatattatgagaaaaatattgTCATCTAAGGAGAAAAAGCCATAATTCTGCAAGAATACCCATGTgacattatggggaaaaataatgtcaataagtagcagaaagttgaaatattaaagaaaaatgtttgttaaaaaagttgtaatatttggaatattaatcacaaacaaaataaccaataaagttgtaattttgggaaaaacatgacaagaaaatgtcaaaatataatgaGAATAGAGTCAGAATTACTagaagaaagtttacaagaaagtttaaatatttttttttggggtggggggggcagcagaaatggaaaaaaacagccataactttacaaaaataaagtctaaatattaagagaaaaaaacataattctgcataatgtaatattatgggggaaaataatgtaaataagtagcataaagttgaaatattatgagaaacaaaccaaacaaataaagttgtaatttttggaaaaatgctacaagaaaatgttttttccaaaaatgttaagaataaacttcaatattatgaggaaaaaataattttagtagcatggtcttgaaatttttttttttaaaacacatttttttttaaaaggcgtaatattatgagaaactaaaaaacacaaagtttcaattttttgaaaattaggttgggggaaaagttataatatgggaaaaaagtcagaatattatggatATAAAGTGAGAAAGAGAAAACgtttaaatagttgggaaacccccccagcagaaattgaaaaaacaacaaattttatgcgaataaagtcaaaatatcgagagaaaaaagtcgtattctaacgagaaagtttcattttatgagaataaacttgtgataCTGTGAAGAAAAATCACGTCCTTTTAGCAGCCAAGAGTTGACATTTTTCtaaaattgacaactttattttctttagtttgtaatattatgacttttaaaaatggaaatgttttaataaatatttaaactttttctctttacaataTAACCACTCTTATTCCCCAAAACAATTTCACCTTTCATCTTGTCAATTCTCTTCTTGTagtattatggctttattcccataatattttgaccttattcttatTCTTGACCTTAttctaacattataactttcctCCAGtctgattttccaaaatttctaactttatttcgttttgcttttttctcataaaaaaatacaactttttaaaaaccttttttttctttcatattcaactttatgcaactatatgatgttttttctttttcttgttagatcaaaaaaaaggtgtgaatattttgattttactcttgtaaacttactgctgatttttgtctttttgctggtttttttcatttttatttttgtcttcttaattatatatttagaatgtgccgcaaattaataaaaaaaaacaaaaaaacactgtggGCACTGTGTACGTAGTTCCAAAGTGAACTGCTTGTTGCGCACTTACCAGCACTTAACAGCGACTGCAACATATACCCGCTTCcttttcttccatccatccatccattttctataccgcttcttcctcattagggttgcaggggcatgctggagcctatcccagcctatccttttcttctctcctttttatcAATTGCAACCACTGGCGTTAGTCCCCCCCTTTCCGCTAATTAGCCGAGATGGCGACTACCGAGGGTGGAAAGTACCCGTAGCTGCGGGTACTGACAGCGCACTTGAACGCACGTACGGAAGTGCGCCAGTTGAGACACAGCCGAAGACAAGTCAGCTTGCTAATTAGCATTTTGGATGAATGGCGGCGGGAAATGAAGGCACACAGTCGAACTGTGGTTACAAGGTGAGCACTGCATGCTGATGACGTTTCCTCGGATATGGATGACAGCAGCCTGAGAGGCTCATCGTTCAAATGACGCGTGGGTTCTTCGTGTTTCAGCATGGCCGTGACGTAAAAGGTCCACGGGGATAGCGGATGGCATCCAAACCTCAGAGCGCCGCGTTCACCTCCTGGTTCTGGTTCAGGTTGTTGTTCAGATTGTGGAGGGCCTGCTGGCGCTGGTGGCGGTGCAGGTGGATGGCGTTGGCGTCTGGGACGTCGGTGGGCTCGAAGGCGCTGGACACCAGCGGCATGAACTGGCGGAAGATGCTGACGCTGCCGTGCCAGAAGGTGGGCTGGGGgaggcggcccgccacgcaccAGGCACGCGTGGCCGGGTCGTACGCCTCCACCACATCCGACAGCTCGAATGTGTTGTCGTAGCCGCCCGACACAAACAGTTTGCCGCCCAGCGCTGCCACGCTGCCCCCCACGTGGACCTGGATGAACAGGTGAGATGTTAGCctgaagttaaaaaaatatattctatgcattttgaataCACTAAATGTATTTTAGGTTTTGAAAACTGACTATGGATACGTTTAACGCAGGTGCAGTTCTCAgcttaagtcaggggtgtccaaagtgcggcccgggggtaatttgtggcccgcggatgttcttttttttataggCCTACGgcaatttctaaaaatataatttaaatataatttaatttaagaaaacttaaaaataaagcagcagcaaaaattttaaaaatcactttacaagaataaagtcaaaagcaagttgtaatctaacgagaaaaagtcttaattttacaaaaatagtgtcaaaatattttgaggaaaaatttaGTCTAAgtcgaatttttttttttttttttatacatacagtatatatttttggaaaattaggttatgtTAGGAGAAGAAAGCCATATTCTTAcaataaaaaagtcacaattttatgaaaataaaatcattatattatgagaagaatttttttttttaagtcataatatgggaaacaaaaaaaagttgtaatttttgaaaattaggttgcggaaaaagttatgttatacgaataaagccaaaatattgtgGTCATAAAAGTCAGAATTccgaaatttttaaaaaacatcagaaatggaaaaatcagctgtaactttatgagaaaaaacaaaaaatattatgggaataaagtcataatcataaGATGAAAATTTAccacaaaaaaagttgaaatagttgaaattttctttgaaaacgtttttttaaatgtatttttaaatgttgtaatattatgagaaacaagcaaaacaactaataaacgttttttggaaaattgttgcgagaaaatgtcaaataaaatttaaagaagaagaaagttgaaatagttggaaaacaaaaaaaacagcacaaatgaggggaaaaaaacagctgtaattttacaagaataaaggcaaaatattaagagaaaaaaagttgtattctcacaagagaaaaagctgcaattttataggaataaagtcataattttgattaaagttgaaatataaaaatttgaaatattgaaaattacccccccaaaaaatccctgaaaaaatgggaaaaaagagcaaagatcatactaataatacgctttaaaaaaaaagttgccattttactACCATAACCTCCTAATATTTTAGTACCACGgaatttaaatattataaagaaagtactttaaaaaaaatatgacaacaaaataaagttgtcatttttggaaaattacgtttgGGAAAGGttatactatgggaataaagtcaaaatattgataacaatatgaaaggaaaatgtttaagaaaatatttcagaaaaaagcaaaaatgggggaaaaaaagattgaaGATGTCagtaataacaggctttttcaccgacagtacgtatatgacaaagctgagatgctgttttttccggtgtataagccacactcACTGAATTTAGAGGAAAATCTAGCtctgttcttatataagccgcccccgtgtataagctgcacgtgTCCccatcataaaatgacatgccataaatcacggtgtataaaccgcgctTTTTTTCC
Above is a genomic segment from Dunckerocampus dactyliophorus isolate RoL2022-P2 chromosome 1, RoL_Ddac_1.1, whole genome shotgun sequence containing:
- the zbtb48 gene encoding telomere zinc finger-associated protein, which codes for MHAAEHAQRVLSTLNQQRAAGKFCDTLLKVSDGAVYAAHRGVLACFSGTFQGTEMSAGEELSLHECSGEGLELLLDFVYTGQLKLDPGVLDKVQSAASSLCVPEVVALCQRFRDTPADAHPKRGRGRPRKTEAADVFSDANSATSAQEESGSNAHAGSMSALATTRSGRVVKGPRRLMPDEDTASDVTEDAPPPLCYDITEQTTDGSQANEPLIDINDKDAGEDFETAAPDSDEEYVPAHGSVPGETPSSSASRARRHQLTSDGMADDDDDGEVAGDESDNSARCPVCRKVFKSKYYLKVHNRRHTGEKPFACQKCGKRYFRKENLMIHQLRHCTTTQTYTCQTCSATFGGREALRAHVVSHTGQMPYKCPTCAEQFMYKKNLTGHMMKVHGHPKPHACLQCPKGFLTRSELRVHEASKHRGEKPFVCEECGHRASSRNGLQMHIKAIHRNERPFVCSICSHAFSQKNNLNMHLRVHSGERPYQCHLCGKTFRTQASLDKHHRTHTGERPFPCDVCEQRFTEKGALLRHKASKHEEGRPHCCHICNKTFKAKEQLRVHLRRHKGMRKFECGDCGYKFTRQAHLRRHVQIHKRTENYNPRQRKLRNVVVEEEGEGDTVAAVTETSTVTVETLAQPQEAVPAGPEEATSSVSAELGLDCVVRVIIE